Proteins encoded together in one Candidatus Sulfotelmatobacter sp. window:
- a CDS encoding response regulator: protein MKYELMQNTLGEEEMEMNKMAASKIMIVDDDPDLRQALRLRLRANKYETVNAVDGYSAIAMAYKERPDLIILDLGLPAGDGFVVLDRLQKDDKLSEIPVIVLTARDPQANERRVLRAGAAAFFQKPADNAELLEVIRATLLEAEAGTALPS from the coding sequence ATGAAATACGAACTTATGCAAAACACTCTGGGAGAAGAAGAAATGGAGATGAACAAAATGGCAGCTTCGAAAATCATGATTGTGGACGACGATCCGGATTTGCGACAGGCGCTCCGGCTGCGTTTGCGCGCCAACAAATACGAGACCGTGAACGCGGTGGACGGGTACTCCGCCATCGCCATGGCTTACAAGGAGCGGCCCGACCTGATCATTCTCGATCTGGGGCTGCCGGCGGGAGACGGCTTTGTGGTGCTGGACCGTCTGCAAAAGGACGACAAACTGTCGGAGATTCCGGTGATCGTATTAACCGCGCGCGACCCGCAGGCCAACGAGCGGCGGGTGCTGCGCGCGGGGGCTGCGGCTTTTTTTCAGAAGCCGGCCGACAATGCGGAATTGCTCGAAGTGATTCGCGCGACTTTGCTGGAGGCAGAGGCCGGAACAGCCCTGCCATCATGA
- a CDS encoding hybrid sensor histidine kinase/response regulator, with product MNGHTPHVLLIEDNPGDADLVRLRLVQGTSGQDVNCVHRLSEGLESIKESTPSVILLDLNLPDCQGAETFRRVLEKAPHVPVVILSGHDDEALAMKALNQGVQDYLVKGSISSGSLDRAMRYAVERQALLRSLEMSRKQQLEFKNQFLSHVSHELRTPLTCIHQYASILFDGIAGEVSADQKDHLKTILKSVNQLGAMVRDLLEASRAESGKIRIEPRCVAIGDLMAQASTMMQLVAQEKKVALEVSVDATIPLVHGDPGRILEVLINLIENAIKFTPSDGSVKVQASVVPTDSDFVYLSVADTGCGIDPEARALVFERLYQDPNAVDNGRKGLGLGLFIAKELVSLHGGRIWVASEQGDGSTFTFTLPQYSLAKLLMPVITHEDSLRDDLVLVKVQLRPLSTSPRATWRETCQRCLEILQRCVYLDKDLVLPAMTSSGAQETYLVVASTDMERASIMIERIRQQLGKVPGLGGTGVLEISASPVRLPDKNGNRSLPERVQEVANVVTEMVRAVL from the coding sequence ATGAACGGGCACACCCCTCATGTATTGCTGATCGAAGACAACCCGGGCGACGCAGACCTGGTGCGCCTGCGGCTGGTACAGGGCACGTCGGGTCAAGACGTGAACTGCGTGCATCGCTTATCGGAAGGACTGGAGTCGATTAAAGAAAGCACTCCATCGGTGATTTTGCTGGACCTGAATCTTCCGGACTGTCAGGGGGCGGAAACTTTTCGCCGCGTTCTGGAGAAAGCTCCACATGTGCCGGTCGTGATCCTGTCGGGGCACGATGACGAAGCGTTGGCCATGAAGGCTCTGAACCAGGGCGTGCAGGATTACCTGGTGAAAGGATCGATCTCCAGCGGGAGTCTGGATCGGGCTATGCGTTACGCGGTGGAGCGGCAGGCGTTGCTGCGTTCCCTGGAGATGAGCCGGAAGCAGCAACTCGAGTTCAAGAATCAGTTCCTGTCGCATGTGTCGCATGAGTTGCGCACGCCGCTGACCTGCATTCATCAGTATGCGTCGATTCTCTTCGACGGAATTGCGGGCGAGGTGAGCGCGGACCAGAAAGATCATCTCAAGACGATTCTGAAGAGCGTGAATCAGTTGGGAGCGATGGTGCGGGACCTATTGGAGGCGAGCCGCGCAGAGTCCGGAAAAATCCGCATTGAGCCGCGCTGCGTAGCGATTGGCGATCTGATGGCGCAGGCGTCCACGATGATGCAACTGGTGGCACAGGAAAAGAAGGTCGCACTCGAAGTGAGTGTGGACGCAACAATCCCGCTCGTGCACGGAGACCCGGGGCGCATTCTCGAAGTACTGATCAATCTGATCGAGAACGCCATCAAGTTCACTCCCTCGGACGGCTCGGTGAAAGTGCAGGCCAGCGTAGTGCCTACCGATTCGGATTTCGTATATCTGTCGGTGGCAGACACGGGATGCGGTATCGATCCCGAGGCGCGAGCCCTGGTCTTTGAAAGGCTCTATCAGGATCCGAACGCAGTCGATAACGGCCGCAAGGGACTGGGACTGGGCTTATTCATCGCGAAAGAACTGGTCAGTCTGCATGGCGGACGAATCTGGGTGGCCAGCGAGCAGGGCGACGGCAGCACCTTTACTTTTACTCTGCCGCAGTACTCGCTGGCCAAGCTGCTGATGCCGGTCATTACTCACGAGGATAGCCTGCGCGATGATCTGGTTCTGGTGAAAGTTCAGTTGCGGCCGCTCTCCACTTCGCCGCGGGCCACATGGAGAGAAACCTGCCAGCGCTGCCTGGAGATTCTGCAACGCTGCGTTTACCTCGACAAGGATCTGGTGTTGCCGGCAATGACGTCAAGCGGTGCGCAGGAGACTTATCTGGTGGTTGCGTCCACGGACATGGAACGAGCCAGCATCATGATCGAACGAATCCGCCAGCAACTCGGTAAAGTGCCGGGCCTGGGCGGTACGGGCGTGTTGGAGATATCGGCTTCGCCGGTACGACTTCCCGATAAGAACGGCAACCGCTCCCTGCCCGAGCGGGTACAGGAAGTCGCGAACGTGGTAACGGAAATGGTGCGCGCGGTTCTGTGA
- a CDS encoding response regulator, translating into MKAPEILLVDDNPADIDLTSEVLAQSQQRFHVNSVNDGAEAISFLRHQGRYASAPAPDLVMLDLNLPRRDGRQVLGEIKADPALARIPVVIFTTSQAHSDISRSYELGANCYLRKPGNLAEFVAAVQSMAQFWLGFASLPRKENR; encoded by the coding sequence ATGAAAGCGCCTGAAATCCTGTTGGTAGACGACAATCCGGCGGACATCGATCTGACCAGCGAAGTGCTGGCCCAGAGTCAACAACGTTTCCACGTGAATTCGGTCAATGACGGAGCGGAGGCAATTTCTTTCTTGCGCCACCAAGGCAGGTATGCGTCGGCGCCCGCCCCCGACCTGGTGATGCTCGATCTCAACCTGCCGCGCCGAGATGGGCGTCAGGTGCTGGGGGAAATCAAGGCTGATCCCGCACTGGCGCGGATTCCGGTCGTGATTTTCACTACCTCGCAGGCGCACAGCGACATCTCCCGCAGCTACGAACTGGGAGCAAATTGTTATCTGCGGAAGCCCGGAAACCTGGCCGAATTTGTGGCCGCAGTCCAGTCGATGGCGCAATTTTGGCTTGGCTTCGCCAGCCTGCCCAGGAAGGAGAATCGATGA
- a CDS encoding ATP-binding protein: protein MGEYVVWVNRPAVLPQVSPRQTDDTGTRLMVHEAVPARGIDRINTLPNRRLTTTTTLAIIDNSSQAGPVHNSNQDKKLLRALLVEDEPADVELALRALRQAGLQATAEVTQTPEEFTDLVRKNSYDVILADYKLPNWNGMEAVEVLRQEGLDIPVIMVSGALGERTAVECIKQGAADYILKDDLTRLPESVRRAMRERKLREDHKRAQEELARSNRDLEQFAYVASHDLQEPLRMVALYTELLATRYRGKLDDDANKYINYAVDGAVRMQKLVQDLLAFSRVGRQGTTLGSTDCGLIVRAALLNLEATLQESGAVVKHEQLPVVITDGAQLTQVFQNLIGNAIKFRGAEVPVIEVSAEATAKEWIFSVKDNGIGIAPEHRDGVFIIFRRLHTRTEYAGNGIGLSICKKIIEQLGGRIWVESEPGQGSTFKFTLPVKAVSREGYGEKNESA, encoded by the coding sequence ATGGGCGAGTATGTCGTCTGGGTAAACAGGCCGGCGGTTTTGCCTCAAGTTTCACCAAGGCAGACCGATGACACCGGTACGCGTTTGATGGTTCACGAGGCTGTCCCTGCTCGGGGAATAGACCGCATTAATACTCTGCCCAACAGGAGGCTCACCACGACGACGACCCTGGCGATCATTGACAACAGCTCGCAGGCTGGACCGGTGCACAACTCAAACCAGGATAAGAAGTTGTTGCGGGCGCTATTGGTTGAGGACGAGCCGGCAGATGTCGAACTGGCCCTCCGCGCCTTGCGGCAGGCCGGTCTGCAAGCAACGGCAGAGGTGACGCAAACCCCTGAGGAATTCACCGATCTGGTTAGAAAGAACTCATACGACGTGATTCTCGCGGACTACAAGTTGCCGAACTGGAATGGCATGGAAGCGGTGGAAGTGCTGCGTCAGGAGGGCCTGGATATTCCAGTCATCATGGTTTCGGGCGCGCTGGGCGAACGAACGGCGGTTGAGTGCATCAAGCAGGGGGCTGCGGATTACATCTTGAAAGATGATCTCACGCGCCTGCCGGAGTCGGTCCGGCGAGCCATGCGCGAGCGCAAGTTACGGGAAGATCACAAGCGAGCGCAGGAAGAGTTGGCCCGATCGAACCGCGATCTCGAGCAATTCGCCTACGTCGCCTCGCATGACTTGCAGGAACCCTTGCGTATGGTGGCGCTGTACACCGAACTGCTGGCGACACGCTACCGCGGCAAGCTGGACGATGATGCCAACAAATACATCAATTACGCGGTCGATGGCGCCGTGCGGATGCAGAAGCTGGTGCAGGATCTGCTGGCTTTTTCGCGGGTCGGGCGGCAGGGGACAACGCTCGGAAGCACCGATTGCGGCCTCATCGTGCGGGCCGCGTTACTGAATCTGGAGGCAACGCTACAGGAGAGCGGAGCGGTGGTGAAGCACGAGCAGCTTCCCGTAGTGATCACCGACGGGGCGCAGTTGACACAGGTATTTCAGAACCTGATCGGAAATGCCATCAAATTTCGCGGTGCGGAAGTTCCGGTGATTGAGGTGAGCGCGGAAGCGACGGCGAAGGAATGGATCTTCTCGGTGAAAGATAACGGCATCGGGATCGCGCCCGAGCACCGCGACGGAGTTTTCATCATATTCCGGCGGCTTCACACGCGCACCGAATATGCCGGAAACGGAATTGGACTTTCGATCTGCAAAAAGATTATCGAACAACTCGGGGGAAGAATCTGGGTGGAATCCGAACCTGGGCAGGGGTCGACGTTCAAGTTCACATTGCCCGTCAAAGCAGTATCGAGGGAAGGTTATGGAGAAAAAAATGAAAGCGCCTGA
- a CDS encoding SpoIIE family protein phosphatase, which yields MQLATARAPQDRSLQEPGAQKLGAQDSGPQDLEGLFEALPMGVLLMDAEGNLRFHNRASREILGLSEGSGRGSSESLPTAAWHLPDKATLLSQEQRPMARALRGEEVCDELFFVQSFEPPRGRWVRVTASAIRDTQGFITSALVLFRDVTEGRLSRQTSALLSQVVEQIADAVLLTDRHGFIQYVNPAFETITGFSADDVRGRTPRILKAGQQDSSFYQRLWSEALAGRRFQATFANRKKTGEIYQVEETISPITDEAGNTSHFVTVIRDITQALNRQEQEVQLRLARQIQQKFYRAAPSVPGFDVAAAAYPAYETSGDYFDFIPLPSHRLCIAVGDVEGHGFGSALVMALTRAYVHSFAAMGLEVDQILTQVNRMLLDDLGTGCFVTLMLASLDLSSRSLVFAGAGHIPGYVLDPAGSTEHTLESGGPPLGLFPDVAYSANPSITLTSGQLLVLFTDGITESATPDGAEWGASGALDYLVTHRHRPAHHLVDGLYQEAVRFACHEPQKDDIASVIIKVNHADATMLG from the coding sequence ATGCAACTCGCAACTGCTCGTGCCCCGCAAGACCGGAGTTTGCAAGAGCCGGGTGCGCAAAAGCTGGGTGCGCAAGACTCGGGCCCGCAAGATCTTGAAGGGCTTTTCGAAGCGCTTCCCATGGGTGTTCTGCTGATGGATGCGGAAGGGAACTTGCGATTTCATAACCGGGCTTCGCGCGAGATACTAGGACTATCCGAAGGGTCGGGCCGCGGAAGCTCAGAATCGTTGCCGACCGCAGCCTGGCATCTTCCCGACAAAGCGACTCTTCTATCGCAGGAACAGCGTCCGATGGCCAGGGCGCTCCGCGGCGAAGAAGTTTGCGATGAGCTGTTCTTCGTGCAGAGCTTTGAACCTCCGCGAGGAAGATGGGTCCGGGTTACGGCCAGCGCGATTCGCGATACTCAGGGTTTCATCACATCCGCGTTGGTATTGTTTCGCGATGTCACCGAAGGCCGCCTTTCGCGGCAAACCAGCGCATTGCTTTCTCAGGTGGTGGAACAGATTGCGGACGCCGTTCTCCTCACCGACCGCCACGGTTTCATTCAGTACGTCAATCCCGCATTCGAGACTATTACTGGCTTCAGCGCCGACGACGTCCGCGGCCGTACTCCTCGCATTCTGAAGGCAGGCCAGCAGGATTCATCCTTCTACCAGCGCCTTTGGAGCGAAGCGCTTGCCGGGCGCAGGTTCCAGGCCACGTTCGCCAATCGCAAGAAAACCGGCGAGATCTATCAGGTGGAAGAGACGATTAGTCCAATCACCGACGAAGCGGGCAACACTTCGCATTTCGTCACCGTGATTCGCGATATTACTCAGGCATTGAATCGTCAGGAGCAGGAAGTTCAACTCCGTCTGGCTCGCCAGATTCAGCAGAAGTTCTATCGTGCAGCGCCCAGCGTGCCGGGCTTCGATGTGGCCGCTGCGGCCTATCCTGCCTATGAAACCAGCGGTGACTATTTCGACTTCATTCCTCTACCCAGCCATCGCCTCTGTATCGCCGTCGGCGATGTCGAGGGCCATGGTTTTGGGTCTGCCCTGGTTATGGCTCTTACGCGCGCGTATGTGCACTCGTTCGCCGCCATGGGTTTGGAAGTGGACCAGATATTGACCCAGGTCAATCGCATGTTGCTCGACGACCTGGGCACCGGTTGCTTCGTGACGCTGATGCTCGCTTCGCTCGATCTGAGTTCACGGTCGTTGGTCTTTGCGGGGGCCGGCCACATTCCTGGATATGTCCTCGACCCAGCCGGTTCGACGGAACACACGTTAGAGAGCGGTGGCCCGCCCCTGGGACTGTTTCCCGACGTTGCTTACTCAGCAAATCCGTCGATCACGCTTACTTCCGGCCAGCTTCTGGTGCTGTTCACCGACGGCATCACCGAATCGGCTACGCCCGACGGCGCGGAATGGGGAGCCAGCGGCGCGCTCGATTATCTCGTTACTCATCGCCATCGCCCGGCGCATCATCTCGTCGACGGACTCTATCAGGAGGCGGTCCGCTTTGCCTGCCACGAGCCGCAAAAAGACGACATCGCCTCGGTGATCATCAAGGTGAATCATGCGGATGCAACTATGCTCGGTTAG
- the hemQ gene encoding hydrogen peroxide-dependent heme synthase has translation MSTTHPPRPQTAAEIPAVPLTTEGYSVLHQMMRLRWPAWRALPTAEKSAIAKEASNALAAMEKNDKGQSALFSLIGHKGDLMIIHFRESFSDLNQAELQLAHLRLSDYLEPTSSYLSIIELGLYDSTVKIYKELTDQGIEPHSDQWKAEIACKLNRHAEAMRPRLFPEIPPHRYACFYPMDRRRGEEKNWYKLPIEERARQMSDHGMIGRRYAGEVRQIISGSIGFDDWEWGVDLFAEEPLVFKKLIYEMRFDEVSAVYALFGHFYVGVRVPAANLEKLLGGELLPVQA, from the coding sequence ATGTCCACAACCCACCCACCCCGTCCCCAAACCGCTGCGGAAATCCCGGCTGTCCCGCTCACCACGGAGGGCTACAGCGTTCTCCATCAGATGATGCGGCTGCGCTGGCCCGCCTGGCGCGCCTTGCCCACCGCGGAAAAATCGGCCATCGCGAAAGAGGCCTCGAACGCCCTTGCCGCGATGGAGAAAAATGACAAAGGTCAATCCGCGCTGTTTTCTCTCATCGGCCACAAGGGCGACCTGATGATCATCCACTTTCGCGAATCTTTTTCCGATCTCAATCAGGCCGAACTCCAACTCGCCCATCTTCGTCTCAGCGATTATCTCGAGCCCACTTCTTCCTATCTCTCCATCATCGAACTCGGACTCTACGACTCCACGGTCAAAATCTACAAAGAGCTTACCGATCAAGGCATCGAGCCGCATTCCGATCAGTGGAAAGCCGAAATCGCCTGTAAGCTGAACCGCCACGCCGAAGCCATGCGTCCGCGCTTGTTTCCTGAAATTCCGCCGCACCGTTATGCCTGTTTTTATCCAATGGATCGCCGCCGGGGCGAAGAAAAGAACTGGTACAAGCTTCCCATTGAAGAGCGCGCGCGCCAGATGAGCGACCATGGCATGATCGGCCGCCGCTACGCCGGAGAAGTCAGACAAATCATCAGCGGTTCGATCGGCTTCGACGACTGGGAGTGGGGCGTCGACCTTTTCGCTGAAGAACCTCTGGTCTTTAAGAAGCTGATTTATGAAATGCGTTTCGACGAAGTCAGCGCCGTTTACGCGCTCTTCGGCCACTTCTACGTAGGAGTAAGAGTCCCGGCTGCCAACCTGGAGAAATTACTTGGCGGCGAACTGCTGCCCGTGCAGGCATGA
- a CDS encoding carboxymuconolactone decarboxylase family protein, producing MSTLGLIEYKDATPEVRAVYDDIMATRKTDWINNFWKAIAHDPATLKRTWEDIKQIMAPGALDPLTKEMVYVAVSVTNQCHYCIASHTVSAQKKGMTDAMFQELMAVVGMANETNKVVTGYQVEIDEQFKTRNARS from the coding sequence ATGTCCACCCTAGGCCTAATCGAATATAAAGATGCCACCCCGGAGGTCCGCGCCGTTTATGACGACATCATGGCGACCCGCAAGACCGACTGGATCAACAATTTCTGGAAGGCCATTGCGCACGATCCCGCGACGCTGAAGCGCACCTGGGAGGACATCAAGCAGATCATGGCGCCCGGCGCTCTCGACCCGCTCACCAAAGAAATGGTCTACGTCGCGGTGAGCGTGACCAACCAGTGCCATTACTGTATCGCGTCGCACACGGTGTCGGCGCAAAAGAAAGGCATGACCGACGCCATGTTCCAGGAACTGATGGCGGTCGTCGGCATGGCCAACGAAACCAACAAGGTGGTGACGGGATATCAGGTGGAAATCGACGAACAGTTCAAGACGAGAAATGCACGTAGCTGA
- a CDS encoding MGMT family protein, whose product MTKSKKHSEAAGKMRLRIEQAIRAIPRGKVSTYGGVARAAGFPGAARQVAAVLRRGFGLPWQRVLGAGGAIKLTGDSAIEQRLRLEAEGVRFRGRKVDMKAYEWKAAKQRIVRSGTTPTLTSQKARR is encoded by the coding sequence ATGACAAAATCCAAGAAACATTCTGAGGCGGCCGGCAAGATGCGGCTGCGCATTGAGCAGGCGATTCGTGCGATCCCGCGGGGAAAAGTCTCGACCTACGGAGGCGTTGCGCGCGCAGCGGGATTTCCAGGAGCGGCGCGGCAAGTGGCGGCAGTATTGCGGCGAGGATTTGGACTGCCCTGGCAGCGCGTCCTGGGCGCGGGCGGCGCGATCAAGCTAACGGGAGACTCGGCGATCGAGCAGCGGTTGCGGCTGGAGGCCGAAGGGGTGCGTTTTCGCGGGCGCAAGGTGGATATGAAGGCGTATGAGTGGAAGGCGGCGAAGCAGAGAATCGTTAGATCCGGTACAACACCCACTCTAACCTCGCAAAAGGCGCGACGTTAG
- a CDS encoding STAS domain-containing protein: MQLKLTKRTVDGIVAIECNGRIVFGDEAALLREEVKKAIEGGAKRIVLNLGEVNYIDSGGLGTLVALHTTAQRAGATIKLANLTRRVVDLMQITKLLTVFEVHDSEYDALEAFRTAA; encoded by the coding sequence ATGCAATTGAAACTGACGAAGAGGACAGTGGACGGGATTGTGGCAATCGAATGCAATGGGCGGATTGTGTTTGGGGACGAGGCGGCGCTGTTGCGGGAGGAAGTGAAAAAGGCGATTGAGGGGGGTGCCAAAAGGATCGTTTTGAATTTGGGAGAAGTGAACTACATCGATTCAGGCGGGCTGGGGACGCTGGTGGCGCTGCATACAACCGCGCAAAGGGCCGGAGCCACGATCAAGCTGGCCAACCTGACCCGGCGCGTGGTTGATTTGATGCAGATCACCAAGCTGTTGACGGTATTTGAAGTGCATGATTCGGAGTATGACGCGCTGGAGGCGTTTCGGACGGCGGCGTGA
- the dnaX gene encoding DNA polymerase III subunit gamma/tau produces the protein MSYTVLARKYRPQRFSEVIGQEHVTRTLQNALEQGRTAHGYIFSGHRGIGKTTVARILAAALNCRSKDRPSAEPCGVCESCLEIRAGNAVDVIEIDAATNRGIDEIRELREAARYKPARDRFKIYILDEAHQITDAAFNALLKTLEEPPDHIVFMLATTQPEDIPQTIRSRCQHFSFRAVKFDAIVAQLRDLVTRENIEADDDALALLAEAGDGSMRDALSILDQAIASASGRVTADSVRNLVGAAPAHILERVMQAVAEGKSEELLRQVDQLISEGHSPTHFARQMVRFLRNATVAKVAGKDSALLQVSSEERERVARVAERFGEDDLTRHLQIMLRTHGELGYKQEQRFHLELGLLKMSHAQKLIPIEQLLSDVAAAPATQKPPARPSIIGSIPNAETRRPEPQSRANVVSPFAADSARKGTPRQESKFESTAPGPRIVAAASQAEPIIMGSAAPATEREPVSRPVIDPEANGREVASHISADASTPSVREAPANQSAPQPQPTLASAAASFAQPDLDRLQAAVLQALMDGNQRILVSMLSSGEWSVQGNELVIKVAESQTVVEMSLGADGKRLAIASASGILGRPAKLRVVPGARVTPQENKRNGAAMPGGGPGGRGRAEQDPVVRRMQEKFNAEIRTVIDYRDKR, from the coding sequence ATGAGTTACACGGTCCTGGCCCGCAAATACCGTCCCCAGAGATTCTCCGAGGTCATCGGCCAGGAGCATGTCACCCGGACCCTGCAAAATGCCCTCGAGCAGGGACGCACCGCGCACGGCTACATCTTCAGCGGCCATCGGGGCATCGGTAAAACTACGGTGGCCCGCATCCTGGCCGCGGCCCTGAACTGCCGCTCGAAAGATCGACCTTCCGCCGAGCCCTGCGGCGTCTGCGAATCGTGCTTAGAAATTCGTGCCGGCAACGCCGTGGACGTCATCGAAATCGACGCCGCTACCAACCGCGGCATCGACGAAATCCGCGAGCTTCGCGAAGCCGCGCGCTACAAACCCGCCCGCGACCGCTTTAAAATCTACATTCTGGATGAAGCCCACCAGATTACCGACGCAGCTTTCAACGCGCTGTTGAAGACGCTGGAAGAGCCGCCCGACCACATTGTCTTCATGCTGGCCACGACGCAGCCCGAAGATATTCCGCAGACGATCCGGTCTCGTTGTCAACACTTCAGTTTCCGCGCCGTAAAATTCGACGCCATCGTCGCCCAGCTCCGCGACCTGGTCACTCGCGAAAACATTGAAGCCGACGACGACGCTCTTGCCCTGCTTGCCGAAGCTGGCGACGGGTCTATGCGAGACGCGCTCTCGATTCTCGATCAAGCCATCGCCTCCGCCAGCGGACGCGTTACCGCCGACTCCGTCCGCAATCTCGTCGGCGCCGCCCCCGCCCACATTCTCGAACGGGTGATGCAGGCCGTCGCGGAAGGGAAGAGCGAAGAGCTCCTCCGCCAGGTCGATCAACTCATCAGCGAAGGCCACAGCCCGACGCACTTCGCCCGACAGATGGTTCGTTTCCTGCGCAACGCGACGGTCGCAAAAGTCGCCGGAAAAGATTCGGCGCTGTTGCAGGTTTCGAGCGAAGAGCGCGAGCGTGTCGCCCGCGTCGCTGAACGATTCGGCGAAGACGATCTCACGCGGCACCTTCAGATCATGCTCCGCACCCACGGCGAACTGGGATACAAGCAGGAACAACGCTTCCATCTCGAACTCGGCCTATTAAAGATGTCGCACGCGCAAAAGCTCATCCCGATCGAGCAATTGCTGAGCGACGTGGCCGCCGCGCCCGCAACGCAGAAGCCTCCGGCGCGGCCGTCGATTATAGGGAGCATTCCGAATGCGGAAACGCGCCGCCCAGAGCCGCAATCACGCGCAAATGTCGTGAGCCCGTTCGCCGCCGACTCCGCCCGCAAAGGCACACCGAGACAGGAATCGAAGTTCGAGTCCACGGCCCCAGGTCCGCGCATCGTAGCCGCCGCCAGCCAGGCCGAGCCGATAATCATGGGCTCCGCCGCACCGGCAACTGAGCGGGAGCCGGTTTCGCGCCCTGTCATCGACCCGGAGGCGAACGGTAGAGAAGTGGCGAGCCACATCTCCGCCGATGCCAGCACGCCATCGGTACGAGAAGCGCCAGCGAACCAGTCGGCGCCGCAACCCCAGCCCACTCTCGCATCCGCCGCAGCATCTTTTGCGCAACCCGATCTCGATCGCTTGCAAGCCGCGGTTCTACAGGCGCTCATGGATGGCAACCAGCGCATCCTCGTTTCCATGCTCTCCTCGGGAGAATGGAGCGTGCAGGGCAACGAACTCGTCATTAAGGTCGCCGAGTCGCAAACCGTGGTCGAGATGTCACTCGGCGCTGACGGCAAACGCCTGGCCATCGCCTCCGCCAGCGGAATTCTCGGCCGGCCCGCGAAGTTAAGAGTAGTTCCCGGCGCCAGGGTGACTCCGCAAGAAAATAAACGCAATGGCGCCGCGATGCCGGGAGGCGGCCCCGGCGGCCGCGGCCGCGCCGAGCAAGATCCCGTTGTCCGCCGTATGCAAGAAAAATTCAACGCCGAAATTCGGACGGTGATTGATTACAGGGACAAGCGATAA
- a CDS encoding YbaB/EbfC family nucleoid-associated protein, whose protein sequence is MGGFSLQELMSKAKSQYDSLQKKMQETVVEATSGGGTVTAKMDGRKQLLSLRIDPEAVKSGDVEMLQDLVLAAVNEAARKVDAQMQSTVGGMLGGLGIPGL, encoded by the coding sequence ATGGGTGGATTCAGCCTGCAAGAACTGATGTCGAAAGCCAAATCGCAGTACGATTCTTTGCAGAAAAAAATGCAGGAGACCGTGGTCGAGGCTACGTCCGGCGGCGGCACCGTTACCGCAAAAATGGACGGGCGCAAGCAACTTCTCAGCCTGCGTATTGATCCGGAAGCCGTAAAATCCGGCGACGTCGAAATGCTTCAGGATCTGGTGCTCGCCGCCGTCAATGAGGCCGCCCGCAAAGTCGACGCCCAGATGCAATCGACCGTCGGCGGCATGCTCGGCGGCCTCGGCATCCCCGGCTTGTAG
- a CDS encoding DUF3224 domain-containing protein produces MKILSPLFLINVVLACLTCAASAQTQSPNEAPPMPIRATGSFDVKMIPQDDKSTEGLSRILLDKQYHGDLEGAAQGQMLTNGVSSNGSGVYVAVEKFTGSLNGRKGTFFLHHTGVMNRGTPQLTISVVPDSGTGQLAGIAGTMTIKIVDKKHSYDFEYTIAAAE; encoded by the coding sequence ATGAAAATTCTCAGCCCGCTTTTTCTCATCAATGTCGTTCTCGCGTGTCTTACCTGCGCTGCATCAGCGCAAACCCAATCCCCGAATGAGGCCCCTCCCATGCCCATCCGCGCCACCGGATCCTTCGATGTAAAAATGATTCCCCAGGACGACAAATCCACCGAGGGTCTCAGCCGCATTCTGCTCGACAAGCAATACCACGGTGATCTCGAAGGCGCTGCCCAGGGCCAGATGCTGACCAACGGCGTGAGTTCCAACGGTTCCGGCGTCTACGTCGCCGTGGAAAAATTCACCGGCAGTCTGAACGGCCGGAAAGGCACATTCTTCCTCCATCACACCGGAGTCATGAACCGCGGCACGCCGCAACTCACTATCAGCGTCGTCCCCGATTCCGGCACCGGCCAACTCGCCGGAATCGCTGGGACCATGACGATCAAAATCGTCGACAAAAAACACTCCTACGACTTCGAATATACAATCGCAGCAGCGGAATAG